A region from the Nostoc sp. HK-01 genome encodes:
- a CDS encoding prolyl 4-hydroxylase alpha subunit, protein MSTNSQQIENKKVKVQLLLAGGHQYTVYLNPDDPVLHSLLTTIVARAYKQESASHCLFQIPIYEGHSALSFASENLVGLVTEPPLWIQQTENIQPVANDILNSSYVQIDNFLSPNEHERLIKYVLANKSNFVSTSTSTNDQNYRRSMVLYSFPDFAELIVNKIQNIMPDIISKLGMSPFPISQIESQLTSHNDGNFYKIHNDNGSSDTATRELTYVYYFNREPKRFSGGELLIYDSKVENNFYVKAESFKTVEPRNNSVVFFLSRYMHEVLPVKCPSKAFADSRFTINGWVRR, encoded by the coding sequence ATGTCAACAAATTCTCAACAAATAGAAAACAAGAAAGTCAAAGTTCAACTTCTGTTAGCAGGAGGACATCAGTACACAGTTTATTTGAATCCAGATGACCCTGTACTGCATAGCCTGTTAACAACTATTGTGGCTCGTGCTTATAAACAAGAATCTGCAAGTCACTGTTTATTTCAAATTCCCATCTATGAGGGACATTCAGCCTTATCTTTTGCTAGTGAAAATCTTGTTGGTTTAGTAACCGAACCACCTCTTTGGATACAGCAAACTGAAAATATCCAACCTGTAGCCAATGATATTTTGAATTCTAGTTATGTACAAATAGATAATTTTCTCTCGCCTAATGAGCATGAGCGCCTGATCAAATATGTACTAGCTAACAAATCAAATTTTGTCTCTACTAGTACTTCTACTAATGATCAAAATTATCGTCGGTCAATGGTGCTGTACTCATTCCCTGATTTTGCTGAACTAATTGTCAACAAAATCCAGAACATTATGCCTGATATCATAAGTAAATTGGGAATGTCACCATTTCCGATATCTCAAATTGAAAGCCAACTGACATCACATAATGATGGAAATTTTTACAAAATTCATAACGATAATGGTAGTTCAGACACTGCCACAAGAGAACTAACTTATGTTTATTACTTCAATAGAGAACCCAAGCGGTTTTCGGGAGGAGAATTATTAATATACGACAGTAAAGTGGAAAATAACTTTTATGTCAAAGCAGAATCTTTTAAAACTGTCGAACCGCGCAATAACAGTGTTGTCTTTTTCCTCAGCCGATATATGCACGAGGTTCTCCCGGTAAAGTGTCCATCTAAAGCCTTTGCAGATAGCCGTTTTACTATCAATGGTTGGGTACGCCGATAA
- a CDS encoding GTP-binding protein HSR1-related protein, which yields MCAYLNRRGQVIRVGVGTPRQTQIPPLELPRYGAERLSGIRCIATHLKSEPPNEVALTAMAMQRLDALVLLNITGTGFTRRGGGATGYVKEAYLAHLVSDTKQLVTVQNSAPGTQNSAIYSSISPPMSLDMLAEQDFIDLVEGLEEEFRREFVAQEVDADHDRVLIVGVMTDELTPQQFHDTIAELGRLVDTAGGDVIQTLQQKRSRIHPQTVIGEGKVQEVALTAQTLGCNLVVFDRDLSPAQVRNLEAQIGIRVVDRTEVILHIFAQRAQSRAGKLQVELAQLGYMLPRLTGRGQAMSRLGGGIGTRGPGETKLETERRAIQRRISRLQQEVDQLQAHRSRLRQRRQHREVPSVALVGYTNAGKSTSLNALTNAEVYTADQLFATLDPTTRRLVIPHADTNEPQEILITDTVGFIHELPASLMDAFRATLEEVTEADALLHLVDLSHPAWLSHIRSVREILAAMPVTPGPALVAFNKIDQVDSETLAIAREEFPLAVFISASERLGLETLRLRLSQLIAYAVEPR from the coding sequence GTGTGTGCCTATCTCAACCGTCGCGGTCAAGTGATTCGTGTTGGGGTAGGCACACCGCGTCAGACGCAAATCCCACCGCTAGAACTGCCTCGTTATGGTGCAGAACGTCTTAGCGGTATTCGCTGTATTGCCACCCATCTCAAATCAGAACCACCGAATGAGGTAGCCCTGACAGCTATGGCAATGCAACGTTTAGACGCGTTGGTGCTGCTGAATATTACTGGAACAGGATTTACTCGGCGTGGTGGTGGTGCGACAGGTTATGTCAAAGAAGCTTATTTAGCTCATTTAGTCTCAGATACTAAACAATTAGTAACAGTCCAAAACTCAGCACCTGGTACGCAAAACTCAGCAATTTACTCTAGCATTTCCCCACCGATGAGCTTGGATATGTTGGCAGAACAAGATTTCATCGACTTAGTGGAAGGTCTAGAAGAGGAATTCCGCCGAGAATTTGTTGCCCAGGAAGTAGATGCTGACCATGACCGCGTGTTAATTGTGGGAGTGATGACAGATGAATTAACTCCGCAACAATTTCACGACACCATAGCGGAATTAGGGCGACTAGTAGATACGGCTGGCGGTGATGTAATACAGACATTACAACAAAAGCGATCGCGCATTCATCCTCAAACAGTCATCGGTGAAGGTAAGGTGCAAGAAGTCGCCTTAACAGCCCAAACCCTAGGATGTAATCTTGTTGTCTTCGACCGCGACCTCTCACCCGCCCAAGTCCGTAACTTAGAAGCACAAATTGGTATTCGGGTAGTTGACCGCACAGAAGTCATTCTGCATATCTTTGCCCAACGCGCCCAATCCCGTGCAGGTAAATTGCAAGTAGAACTAGCACAGCTAGGATATATGCTGCCGCGACTGACTGGTAGAGGACAAGCAATGTCGCGGTTAGGTGGTGGTATCGGTACTCGCGGCCCTGGTGAAACCAAACTAGAAACAGAACGCCGGGCAATTCAGCGGCGAATTTCTCGACTGCAACAAGAAGTCGACCAGTTGCAAGCCCATCGTTCGCGGTTACGGCAACGACGGCAACATCGGGAAGTTCCTTCAGTCGCCTTGGTTGGTTATACCAACGCTGGTAAATCGACCTCACTCAATGCCCTGACTAACGCTGAAGTCTATACGGCTGACCAGCTATTTGCTACTCTTGACCCGACCACACGTCGTTTGGTAATTCCCCATGCTGACACAAATGAACCCCAAGAAATTCTCATTACAGATACAGTAGGGTTCATTCACGAATTACCTGCATCCTTAATGGATGCTTTCCGTGCCACCTTGGAAGAAGTCACAGAAGCTGATGCTTTATTACATTTAGTGGATTTGTCTCATCCTGCTTGGTTAAGTCACATTCGCTCAGTACGAGAAATTCTCGCCGCCATGCCTGTGACTCCTGGCCCAGCGTTGGTTGCCTTTAACAAAATTGATCAAGTAGACAGCGAAACGTTAGCTATAGCACGGGAAGAATTTCCTTTAGCTGTGTTCATTTCGGCCAGTGAACGTTTAGGCTTAGAAACCTTGCGTTTACGTCTTAGCCAATTGATTGCATACGCTGTTGAACCTCGGTAA
- a CDS encoding glutathione synthetase, giving the protein MKLAFIIDPIHQLDPCHDTSVALMEAAQTLGHEIWITQANWLSVVEGKAWAILQQVELVPIQLVEGRWVAANPWYTLSQRSLMNLETMDAVFMRTDPPVNDSYLFATYILDYVDQNKTLVINNPDGIRRANEKMYALQFSEVIPETIVSADKQFIRQFVEAKGATVLKPLGNKAGEGILFLQAGDRNFNSIVELSTYQGKLPVMVQTYLPEAKDGDKRIILLHGEPIGALNRLSSGSDFRNNMAAGGTVAETEITPREHEICTRLAEKLRQDGLIFVGIDVIGGYLTEVNVTSPTGIREIDRLNGTRLGHQVIQWVEQRLQAKK; this is encoded by the coding sequence GTGAAACTGGCTTTTATTATTGATCCCATCCATCAGCTTGACCCGTGTCATGATACCAGTGTTGCTTTGATGGAAGCAGCACAAACTTTAGGTCATGAAATCTGGATAACTCAGGCAAACTGGCTGAGTGTGGTAGAAGGTAAAGCATGGGCTATTCTGCAACAGGTAGAACTAGTACCAATACAGTTAGTAGAGGGACGTTGGGTAGCGGCAAATCCTTGGTATACGTTAAGCCAACGTTCCTTAATGAATCTGGAAACAATGGATGCCGTATTTATGCGGACAGATCCACCCGTTAATGATTCTTACCTATTTGCTACCTACATTCTCGATTATGTTGACCAAAACAAAACTTTGGTGATTAACAATCCCGATGGTATCAGGAGGGCAAACGAAAAAATGTATGCCCTCCAATTTAGTGAAGTAATTCCCGAAACTATTGTCAGTGCTGATAAGCAGTTTATCCGACAATTTGTTGAAGCTAAAGGAGCGACGGTTCTCAAACCACTGGGTAACAAAGCTGGGGAAGGGATTTTATTTTTACAAGCAGGCGATCGCAACTTTAACTCTATTGTGGAACTTAGCACCTATCAGGGAAAATTACCTGTGATGGTGCAAACCTATTTACCAGAGGCTAAAGACGGAGATAAGCGCATCATCTTGCTTCATGGCGAGCCAATTGGTGCTTTAAATCGTCTTTCTAGTGGCAGTGATTTCCGCAACAATATGGCCGCTGGTGGTACAGTGGCGGAAACTGAAATTACTCCTAGAGAACATGAAATATGTACTCGCCTAGCTGAGAAATTACGCCAAGATGGCTTAATTTTTGTCGGGATTGATGTGATTGGTGGTTACCTAACAGAAGTCAACGTTACCAGTCCTACAGGAATTCGGGAAATCGATAGACTCAATGGTACTCGTTTAGGTCATCAGGTAATTCAATGGGTGGAACAGAGACTACAAGCTAAAAAATAA
- the cofG gene encoding FO synthase subunit 1 produces the protein MTDANSAIVTYSPAYTIVPTYECFNRCTYCNFRTNPGESSWLTLSAAEEILKQLKNEKVCEILILSGEVHPNSPQRQAWFQRIYDLCALALTMGFLPHTNAGPLSFAEMQQLKNVNVSMGLMLEQLTPELLKTVHRYAPSKVPELRLQQLKWAGELQIPFTTGLLLGIGETADDWWTTLEAISKIHQRYHHIQEVILQPHSPGNQQTFDALGFVPHQLPAVITKARQILPPEITIQIPPNLVKDEQWLLACIKAGARDLGGISPKDEVNPDYPHIQEQELRDILQPAGWELVPRLPVYPQFNSWLSAELQTAVSLWRNSS, from the coding sequence ATGACGGATGCTAATTCTGCCATTGTTACCTATAGCCCTGCTTATACAATCGTTCCAACTTACGAGTGCTTCAATCGCTGTACTTACTGCAACTTTCGTACCAACCCCGGCGAGAGTTCTTGGCTGACGCTATCAGCAGCAGAGGAAATCTTAAAACAACTTAAAAATGAGAAAGTCTGTGAAATTCTGATCCTTAGTGGTGAGGTACACCCTAATTCACCACAGCGTCAGGCCTGGTTTCAGCGAATTTATGATTTATGTGCATTAGCATTGACGATGGGTTTTTTACCACACACCAACGCCGGGCCTCTGAGTTTTGCAGAAATGCAACAGTTAAAAAATGTCAATGTCTCAATGGGTTTGATGTTGGAACAGTTAACACCAGAACTGTTGAAGACTGTACATCGCTACGCACCCAGTAAAGTCCCAGAACTGAGACTGCAACAATTAAAATGGGCGGGAGAATTGCAAATTCCCTTCACCACAGGTTTGCTTTTAGGAATTGGCGAAACCGCAGATGATTGGTGGACAACCTTAGAAGCTATATCTAAAATTCATCAACGCTACCATCACATTCAAGAAGTGATTTTGCAACCTCACAGTCCGGGAAATCAGCAAACATTTGACGCACTAGGTTTTGTCCCCCATCAGTTACCCGCAGTGATTACCAAAGCCCGTCAAATTTTACCGCCAGAAATTACAATTCAAATTCCGCCAAATCTAGTTAAAGATGAGCAATGGTTACTCGCTTGTATTAAAGCGGGTGCTAGAGATTTAGGCGGAATAAGTCCAAAAGATGAAGTGAATCCCGACTATCCTCATATTCAAGAACAAGAATTGAGAGACATTTTACAACCAGCGGGGTGGGAATTAGTGCCGCGTTTACCTGTGTATCCGCAATTTAATAGCTGGTTGTCAGCAGAATTGCAAACAGCAGTGAGTCTCTGGCGGAATAGCTCCTGA
- a CDS encoding Photosystem II reaction centre protein PsbA/D1: MTATLQQRKSANVWEQFCNWITSTNNRLYIGWFGVLMIPTLLAATTCFVIAFIAAPPVDIDGIREPVAGSLLYGNNIISGAVVPSSNAIGLHFYPIWEAASLDEWLYNGGPYQLVIFHFLIGVFCYLGREWELSYRLGMRPWICLAFSAPVAAATAVFLIYPIGQGSFSDGMPLGISGTFNFMIVFQAEHNILMHPFHMLGVAGVFGGSLFSAMHGSLVTSSLVRETTENESQNYGYKFGQEEETYNIVAAHGYFGRLIFQYASFNNSRSLHFFLAAWPVIGIWFTALGVSTMAFNLNGFNFNQSVIDSQGRVINTWADIINRANLGMEVMHERNAHNFPLDLAAGDVAPVALTAPAING, from the coding sequence ATGACAGCAACCTTACAACAGCGCAAAAGCGCCAACGTATGGGAGCAGTTCTGCAACTGGATCACCAGCACCAACAACCGCCTATACATCGGCTGGTTCGGCGTACTCATGATCCCAACCTTGCTGGCTGCAACCACCTGCTTCGTAATCGCCTTCATCGCCGCACCACCAGTAGACATCGACGGAATCCGTGAACCAGTAGCAGGTTCCTTACTCTACGGAAACAACATCATCTCCGGAGCAGTAGTACCATCCTCCAACGCAATTGGCTTGCACTTCTACCCAATTTGGGAAGCAGCTTCTCTTGATGAGTGGTTGTACAACGGTGGCCCATACCAACTAGTAATATTCCACTTCCTGATTGGCGTATTTTGCTACCTCGGTCGTGAATGGGAACTATCCTACCGCTTAGGAATGCGTCCTTGGATCTGCCTAGCATTCTCCGCACCTGTGGCTGCTGCTACCGCAGTATTCTTGATCTACCCAATTGGACAAGGTTCCTTCAGTGATGGTATGCCCTTGGGTATCTCTGGAACCTTCAACTTCATGATCGTGTTCCAAGCAGAACACAACATCTTGATGCACCCCTTCCACATGTTAGGTGTGGCTGGTGTATTCGGTGGTTCTTTGTTCTCCGCAATGCACGGTTCCTTGGTAACTTCCTCCTTAGTTCGTGAAACAACCGAGAACGAATCACAAAACTACGGTTACAAATTCGGACAAGAAGAAGAAACCTACAACATCGTTGCAGCACACGGTTACTTCGGTCGCTTAATCTTCCAATACGCGTCCTTCAACAACAGCCGTTCCTTGCACTTCTTCCTAGCTGCATGGCCTGTAATTGGAATCTGGTTCACAGCGTTGGGCGTAAGCACAATGGCGTTCAACTTGAACGGTTTCAACTTCAACCAGTCTGTGATTGACTCTCAAGGTCGTGTAATTAACACCTGGGCTGATATCATCAACCGCGCTAACTTGGGTATGGAAGTAATGCACGAGCGCAATGCTCACAACTTCCCCTTAGATTTGGCTGCTGGTGATGTTGCTCCTGTTGCTCTCACCGCTCCTGCAATCAATGGTTAA
- a CDS encoding 2-isopropylmalate synthase, translating into MSIASQATDRVIIFDTTLRDGEQSPGATLNVEEKLAIAHQLALLGVDVIEAGFAVASPGDFQAVKTIAEQVGKVDGPIICSLARATRKDIQAAAEALKPAAHPRIHTMISTSDIHLQYQLKKSRSEVLAIAQEMVAFAKSFVDDVEFSPMDASRTEPEFLYQVLEVAIAAGATTINIPDTVGYCTPKEIGILIQGIRKNVPNINQVILSIHTQNDLGLATANVLAAIEHGVRQVECTINGIGERAGNAALEEIVMALQVRKHYFNPYFGRPVDADAPLTKVKTQEIYKTSSLVSQLTGMLIQPNKAIVGANAFAHESGIHQDGIIKHRQTYEIMEAASIGLPENRIVLGKHSGRNAFRTRLKELGLELNEADLNKAFNRFKEVADKKKEISDWDLEAIVRDETQNQAESGFQLEHVQVICGDCTCPTATITIVTPEGKILTDASVGTGPVDAVYQVINRLVQIPNQLIEFSVQSVTGGIDALGTVTIRLRYQDRIFSGQASDTDIVVAAAYAHLNAVNRLYRYLQTQKIPAQVSE; encoded by the coding sequence ATGAGCATTGCATCTCAAGCAACAGACCGAGTTATCATCTTCGACACCACCTTGCGAGATGGCGAACAATCTCCAGGTGCAACCCTAAATGTAGAAGAGAAACTAGCGATCGCTCATCAACTAGCTCTCCTAGGTGTGGATGTAATCGAAGCGGGTTTTGCTGTTGCTAGTCCGGGAGATTTTCAAGCCGTCAAAACCATTGCTGAACAAGTAGGAAAAGTAGACGGGCCAATTATTTGCAGTTTAGCCAGAGCCACCCGTAAAGATATTCAAGCCGCGGCTGAGGCTTTAAAACCTGCTGCACATCCGCGTATCCACACGATGATTTCCACATCTGATATTCACTTGCAATATCAGTTGAAAAAGTCCCGCAGTGAAGTATTAGCGATCGCCCAAGAAATGGTTGCATTCGCTAAATCTTTTGTAGACGATGTCGAATTTTCACCGATGGATGCTAGTCGGACAGAACCAGAATTTTTGTATCAGGTATTGGAGGTAGCGATCGCCGCAGGTGCAACTACAATTAATATTCCTGATACCGTCGGTTACTGTACACCCAAAGAAATAGGAATTTTAATTCAGGGTATTCGGAAAAATGTGCCGAATATTAACCAAGTGATTCTTTCCATTCACACCCAAAATGACTTGGGTTTGGCAACAGCCAATGTCTTAGCGGCCATAGAACATGGCGTGCGTCAAGTAGAATGTACCATTAATGGCATTGGCGAACGTGCTGGAAATGCCGCACTAGAAGAAATTGTTATGGCCTTGCAAGTGCGGAAACATTACTTCAATCCGTACTTTGGCCGTCCTGTTGATGCTGATGCACCACTCACCAAGGTTAAAACTCAGGAGATTTACAAAACTTCTTCCTTGGTTTCCCAATTAACCGGAATGTTGATTCAGCCGAATAAAGCAATTGTAGGAGCAAATGCCTTCGCCCATGAATCTGGTATTCATCAAGATGGCATCATCAAGCATCGCCAAACCTACGAAATCATGGAAGCTGCATCCATTGGGTTGCCAGAAAATCGTATCGTTTTAGGTAAACACTCAGGACGAAATGCTTTTCGTACAAGGTTGAAAGAATTAGGCTTGGAACTGAATGAAGCCGACTTGAACAAAGCCTTCAACCGCTTTAAAGAAGTTGCAGACAAGAAAAAAGAGATATCTGATTGGGATTTAGAAGCGATCGTGCGGGATGAAACCCAAAATCAAGCCGAAAGCGGCTTTCAACTCGAACACGTTCAAGTAATTTGCGGTGACTGCACTTGTCCCACAGCAACCATTACAATTGTCACTCCCGAAGGCAAAATTCTCACAGATGCCAGCGTCGGTACAGGGCCAGTGGATGCAGTTTATCAAGTAATCAACCGCTTAGTACAGATTCCCAATCAATTAATTGAATTTTCTGTGCAATCTGTAACTGGCGGAATTGATGCTTTAGGAACAGTCACAATTCGCTTGAGATACCAAGATAGGATATTTTCTGGACAAGCATCTGATACAGATATTGTCGTAGCCGCAGCTTACGCCCATCTCAATGCTGTAAATCGCCTTTATCGTTACTTGCAAACTCAGAAAATTCCGGCTCAAGTGAGCGAGTAG
- a CDS encoding glutaredoxin has translation MAANVEIYTWRTCPFCIRAKSLLTSKGVEFTEYSIDGDEDARHKMAQRANGKRSVPQIFINDRHIGGCDDIHALDRQGKLDELLAADSNI, from the coding sequence ATGGCTGCTAACGTAGAAATTTACACTTGGAGGACTTGCCCATTTTGCATCCGTGCCAAAAGTTTGCTGACCAGTAAGGGCGTTGAATTTACAGAATACAGCATTGATGGTGACGAAGACGCACGGCATAAAATGGCTCAAAGAGCTAATGGCAAACGTTCTGTACCCCAAATTTTTATTAACGATCGCCATATTGGTGGTTGTGATGATATTCACGCCTTAGACCGTCAAGGCAAGCTAGATGAGCTACTAGCTGCTGACAGTAATATATAA
- a CDS encoding Cna B domain protein — protein sequence MVQMNLQRRIGYITCGLSSLAIVMAGQMSQADAASMSFTATNFTGDPLKVRYTLDDTIAGAGKVQVKVEFVTDSTYKNIGDIRGVFFDIKDNSLLSGLKVTGLNGTPITTTAYSTTGQLQSVGSANLNGDGNTHTFEFGAEIGENGLKGGKDDFQIANFVLSHSTAALTLDQFFNQEFGLRATSVGLPDSSRNGSSKLAGISTPAPAPAPAPAPTPAPAPAPAPAPAPAPAPAPAPAPAPAPAPAPAPAPAPAPAPAPAPAPTPAPAPAPAPAPTPAPSSTVRFGFQNITGNSAVNAATGESQLFLDVSKGSKSDQVLFTFNNFGQQASSITQIYFDETTSLLKNIASITDSGSGVDFVIPNKIGTLPGSNNAPGGRFSSDFSVEANQPVSQMGVNPGEFVSVLFNLDCDITFDDIIKSLKNSALRVGFHVQAFGDGGSEAFVNKSVAITPAPAPAPAPAPAPAPAPAPAPAPAPAPAPAPSPAPAPAPAPAPSPAPSPAPSPAPAPAPAPAPAPAPAPAPAPAPAPAPAPAPAPSPAPAPAPAPAPSPTTYYQPSSSLPKPKKVPEPSTLVALSLFGLSTIRLKRKNQQDNLPA from the coding sequence GTGGTTCAAATGAATTTACAAAGACGAATAGGTTATATAACTTGTGGTTTATCGTCATTAGCTATAGTTATGGCTGGGCAGATGTCTCAAGCAGATGCAGCTTCCATGAGTTTTACTGCTACTAACTTTACAGGCGATCCATTAAAAGTTAGATATACGCTGGATGACACAATAGCAGGTGCAGGAAAAGTTCAAGTCAAAGTCGAATTTGTGACTGACTCAACCTATAAAAATATCGGCGATATACGCGGAGTTTTCTTCGATATTAAAGATAACTCACTTCTATCTGGTCTCAAAGTCACCGGTTTAAATGGTACGCCCATAACTACAACTGCATATAGCACCACTGGACAGCTTCAAAGCGTCGGTTCAGCTAATCTAAATGGTGATGGAAATACCCATACATTTGAATTTGGTGCAGAGATTGGTGAAAACGGTTTAAAAGGAGGGAAAGATGACTTTCAGATAGCCAACTTTGTTCTATCTCACAGTACAGCAGCCTTAACTCTCGATCAGTTTTTCAATCAAGAGTTCGGTTTGCGTGCAACGAGCGTGGGGCTTCCTGACTCTAGTCGTAATGGAAGTAGCAAACTCGCAGGTATTTCCACACCAGCACCAGCGCCCGCACCCGCACCCGCACCGACACCAGCGCCCGCACCAGCGCCCGCACCAGCGCCCGCACCAGCGCCCGCACCAGCGCCCGCACCAGCGCCCGCACCAGCGCCCGCACCAGCGCCCGCACCAGCGCCCGCACCAGCGCCCGCACCAGCGCCAGCGCCCGCACCGACACCAGCACCCGCACCAGCACCAGCACCCGCACCGACACCAGCACCCTCATCTACAGTACGCTTTGGATTTCAAAATATCACGGGTAATAGTGCCGTTAATGCCGCAACAGGTGAAAGTCAACTATTTTTAGATGTTTCTAAGGGCAGTAAGTCAGATCAGGTTTTATTTACGTTCAACAACTTTGGGCAACAAGCTTCTTCTATCACCCAAATTTATTTTGATGAAACTACAAGCCTGTTAAAAAATATTGCATCAATCACTGATAGCGGTAGTGGTGTAGATTTCGTAATACCTAATAAAATAGGCACTTTACCAGGAAGCAACAATGCTCCTGGAGGTCGGTTTAGCTCAGATTTTTCCGTTGAGGCTAATCAACCAGTATCACAAATGGGTGTAAACCCTGGTGAATTTGTTAGTGTACTTTTTAATTTAGACTGCGACATCACATTTGATGACATCATTAAAAGCCTAAAAAACAGTGCCTTGCGTGTTGGGTTCCACGTTCAAGCTTTTGGTGATGGCGGAAGTGAAGCTTTTGTAAATAAATCAGTAGCAATAACACCAGCACCAGCACCAGCACCAGCGCCCGCACCAGCACCAGCGCCCGCACCAGCACCAGCGCCCGCACCAGCACCAGCGCCCGCACCAGCACCATCACCCGCACCAGCACCAGCGCCCGCACCAGCACCATCACCAGCACCATCACCAGCACCATCACCAGCACCAGCGCCCGCACCAGCGCCAGCGCCAGCGCCAGCACCCGCGCCAGCACCAGCACCCGCGCCAGCACCCGCGCCAGCGCCCGCACCCGCACCTTCACCAGCACCCGCACCAGCACCCGCACCAGCGCCATCTCCTACAACTTACTATCAACCATCTAGTTCCCTGCCTAAACCGAAGAAAGTCCCTGAACCTAGCACACTTGTAGCTTTAAGCTTATTTGGGCTGAGTACTATAAGACTGAAGAGAAAAAATCAACAAGATAACTTGCCAGCCTAA
- a CDS encoding GntR family transcriptional regulator has translation MNLNDLAANVLQQQRSTPDLIADALREAILRGIFQEGQSLRQDEIATQFGVSRIPVREALRQLEAEGLVILHLNRGAMVSMLTANEAQEICEIRSALEVKALQLAIPKLSTADLEKAAVILETTDQTTDVSLLAQLNWEFHATLYASAERPRLLAMVKNLHVNCDRYVRVQMAQMDYQKRSQKEHYQLLDACKQRDTKTAVRLLKRHIDTAGEQLVSYLLQKS, from the coding sequence ATGAACTTAAATGATTTAGCAGCCAATGTGCTGCAACAACAACGCAGCACCCCTGATTTAATTGCCGATGCCTTGCGGGAAGCGATTTTACGTGGCATTTTTCAAGAAGGACAATCTCTTAGACAAGATGAAATCGCCACACAATTTGGCGTGAGTCGCATTCCTGTGCGGGAAGCTTTGCGTCAATTAGAAGCGGAAGGTTTAGTGATACTGCATCTCAATCGTGGTGCAATGGTATCGATGCTCACAGCAAATGAAGCGCAAGAAATTTGTGAGATTCGTAGTGCTTTGGAAGTGAAAGCACTACAATTGGCAATCCCGAAATTAAGCACAGCAGATTTAGAAAAAGCAGCAGTAATTCTCGAAACAACAGATCAAACCACCGATGTAAGTTTATTGGCGCAACTTAACTGGGAATTTCACGCCACACTTTACGCCAGCGCTGAACGTCCGCGACTATTGGCAATGGTGAAAAACCTGCATGTAAATTGCGATCGCTATGTGCGTGTGCAGATGGCACAAATGGATTATCAAAAACGTTCTCAAAAAGAACACTATCAACTTTTAGATGCTTGCAAACAGCGAGATACAAAAACTGCTGTGCGGTTACTAAAACGCCACATCGATACCGCAGGTGAACAGTTAGTTAGTTACTTACTGCAAAAATCTTGA
- a CDS encoding Ap4A phosphorylase II, with translation MAQGEILLNPGTLWTSVKECTEYALKCGALLSIPTKFEFVEQDGVNFLVRILSNLVRKDAAKKQQDKQTSAGKEFNPFLPYEKNLFVADISDTHVCILNKFNVVDYHLLIITRAFEEQESLLTPEDFAALLACLAEFDGLAFYNSGKTAGASQRHKHLQIVPLPLVTSGVQTPIEPLLTSAQFEDGVGSITQLPFVNAFATLDPNWVQSPLTYAEYILKVYQNLLSAVGIEAVNSHQPSGAYNLLVTREWMFIVPRSQENFHSISVNSLGFAGALLVRNEQEMQLLKNTGPMTILKEVAVQNSQVNSQ, from the coding sequence ATGGCACAGGGAGAAATCTTGCTCAACCCTGGCACTTTATGGACAAGTGTCAAAGAATGTACTGAATATGCTTTAAAATGCGGAGCATTGCTGTCTATACCCACAAAGTTTGAATTTGTTGAGCAAGACGGCGTTAACTTTTTAGTCCGAATTTTATCTAACCTTGTTCGCAAAGATGCAGCGAAGAAACAGCAAGACAAACAAACTTCTGCTGGTAAGGAGTTCAACCCTTTCCTTCCCTACGAAAAGAATTTATTTGTGGCGGATATTTCCGATACTCATGTCTGTATCTTGAATAAATTCAACGTTGTTGACTATCACCTACTCATCATCACCCGTGCATTTGAAGAACAAGAAAGCCTACTTACCCCAGAAGATTTTGCGGCTTTATTAGCATGTTTAGCCGAATTTGATGGTTTAGCTTTTTACAACAGTGGCAAAACCGCAGGCGCTAGTCAACGACACAAGCACTTACAAATAGTACCTTTACCACTGGTTACTTCAGGAGTGCAGACACCTATTGAACCACTACTGACATCAGCACAATTTGAAGATGGTGTAGGAAGCATAACGCAATTACCTTTTGTCAACGCTTTTGCAACTTTAGATCCCAATTGGGTACAATCTCCGTTAACTTATGCTGAGTATATCTTGAAGGTATATCAAAATTTATTAAGTGCTGTTGGGATAGAAGCAGTTAACAGTCATCAACCATCTGGTGCTTACAATCTGCTTGTAACTAGAGAATGGATGTTCATCGTACCGCGATCGCAAGAAAATTTCCACTCCATTTCTGTCAATTCATTAGGATTCGCTGGTGCGTTACTGGTACGTAATGAACAAGAAATGCAACTCCTCAAAAACACAGGCCCAATGACCATCCTGAAAGAAGTTGCTGTACAAAATTCCCAAGTCAATAGTCAATAG